The following are encoded in a window of Microcaecilia unicolor chromosome 14, aMicUni1.1, whole genome shotgun sequence genomic DNA:
- the LOC115458155 gene encoding olfactory receptor 1020-like, with product MILVIRLIPHLHTPMYFFISNLSFLDTCYSCVIAPKMLVNFLVENPTISISGCATQLYFYVALGTTECFLLAVMAYDRYAAIYNPLLYSTKMSKRLCLQLVVLSYIGGFLHSSIYIITTFQLPFCKSNEISHFFCDILPLLKLSCVSTKTIEILLYTFTGSISMSCLIIILVSYLCILSTILKISSGEGRKKAFSTCASHVTAVTLFYGTISFMYLRPSSSYSEEQDKVVAVIYTFITPMLNPLIYSVRNKEVKAAFSKILQKSFL from the coding sequence ATGATTCTAGTTATTAGATTAATACCTCACCTTCACACACCCATGTACTTTTTCATCAGCAATTTGTCATTTTTAGACACCTGTTATTCATGTGTCATTGCTCCCAAAATGCTTGTCAATTTTCTTGTTGAAAACCCAACAATTTCCATCTCTGGTTGTGCCACTCAACTGTATTTCTATGTTGCACTTGGGACTACTGAATGCTTTCTTCTTGCAGTGATGGCTTACGATCGGTATGCTGCCATATACAATCCATTGCTTTATTCAACCAAAATGTCAAAGAGATTGTGCCTACAGCTGGTGGTGTTATCATACATCGGTGGATTTCTGCACTCCAGCATCTATATAATTACAACATTTCAGTTACCCTTCTGCAAATCCAATGAAATCAGTCATTTCTTCTGTGATATCCTACCACTCTTAAAGCTTTCTTGCGTCAGTACCAAGACCATAGAAATACTGCTATATACCTTTACTGGCTCTATTTCTATGAGTTGCTTAATAATCATACTTGTTTCCTACCTCTGTATTTtgtcaacaatattgaaaattAGTtctggggaaggaaggaagaaagcatTCTCTACCTGTGCTTCCCATGTCACTGCCGTCACCTTATTCTATGGGACAATTTCTTTCATGTACCTGCGACCTAGCTCAAGTTATTCAGAGGAACAGGACAAAGTGGTGGCTGTGATTTACACTTTTATCACTCCCATGTTGAACCCTCTGATCTACAGTGTAAGAAACAAGGAAGTAAAGGCAGCTTTTTCGAAAATTTTACAGAAATCCTTTCTATAG
- the LOC115458154 gene encoding olfactory receptor 1020-like, with protein MILVIRFIPHLHTPMYFFISNLSFVDTCYTSVIAPQMLVNFLVENPTISFSGCATQLYFYVALGTTECLLLAVMAYDRYAAIYNPLLYSTKMSKRLCLQLVVLSYIGGFLHSSIYIITTFQLPFCKSNEISHFFCDILPLLKLSCISTKTIEILLYTFTGSISMSCLIIILVSYLCILSTILKISSGEGRKKAFSTCASHVTAVTLFYGTISFMYLRPSSSYSEEQDKVVAVIYTVIIPMLNPVIYSVRNKEVKAALRKMLQKSIL; from the coding sequence ATGATTCTAGTTATTAGATTCATACCTCACCTTCACACACCCATGTACTTTTTCATCAGTAATTTGTCATTTGTAGACACCTGTTATACATCTGTCATTGCTCCCCAAATGCTTGTCAACTTCCTTGTTGAAAACCCAACAATTTCCTTCTCTGGTTGTGCCACCCAACTGTATTTCTATGTCGCACTTGGGACTACTGAATGTCTTCTTCTTGCAGTGATGGCTTACGATCGGTATGCTGCCATATACAATCCATTGCTTTATTCAACCAAAATGTCAAAGCGATTGTGCCTACAGCTGGTGGTGTTATCATACATCGGTGGATTTCTGCACTCCAGCATCTATATAATTACAACATTTCAGTTACCCTTCTGCAAATCCAATGAAATCAGTCATTTCTTCTGTGATATCCTACCACTCTTAAAGCTTTCTTGCATCAGTACCAAGACCATAGAAATACTACTATATACATTTACTGGCTCTATTTCTATGAGTTGCTTAATAATCATACTTGTTTCTTACCTCTGTATTTtgtcaacaatattgaaaattAGTtctggggaaggaaggaagaaagcatTCTCTACCTGTGCTTCCCATGTCACTGCCGTCACCTTATTCTATGGGACAATTTCTTTCATGTACCTACGACCTAGCTCAAGTTATTCAGAGGAACAGGACAAAGTGGTGGCTGTAATTTACACTGTTATCATCCCCATGTTGAACCCTGTGATCTACAGTGTGAGAAACAAGGAAGTAAAGGCAGCCTTGAGGAAAATGTTACAGAAATCCATCCTATAG